TAGTAGTAGTGTGTGTTGATATGTTGAAAAGCCGGGGGAAGCATGTATTGGCGGTGCGAATGATGTGCATGGGAATGTTGGGATCTATGTAGAAAATGGGATGTTTTCCAGAATATTCCATAAGCTGGCCTCTATTCCACAGAAGTTAACAATCTTTCAACAGGGACAATGTGGATAAAAGTGAATGGCAGAATCCACAAGGGAACGTGGCGCGCGCGAGAAAAAAAGTGTCAAAATTTTGAGGGCTTCCTGGATGTCAGGAGTTCATCTCTTCCACGAGACTTTTTACCTTGTCTTCCAGGAAAGAATCTGATTGAAGTTCTTTCTCGATCTTTTTGCATGAGTGAAGGATCGTACTATGGTCCCTCCCGCCGAAGCGTTTCCCGATATCCACAAGAGAAAGCGATGTGATTTCACGGGACAGATAGACCGCTACATGTCTCGCCCTGACGATTTTGGCTATCCTCGTCTTCGCTTTCAACGATTCAACCGGCACATCAAACCTTCTTGCGACGGCACCCTGAATCGCTTTGACCGTTATCCCCTTGCCTGGAGATTTAATGATATCCCTGAGTACTTCTCTTGCCATATCCTCGTTGATGTCCTGGTTGGTCAGGCTGGCACAGGCAAGTATCTTTATAAGAGAACCTTCAAGTTCCCTTGTGTTGCTTTTGACGTTCTCTGCTATAAGATCGATCACAGAATCCGGAATATGGATTCGTTCGTTCTCGGTCTTTTTTCGTAAAATAGCTATCCTGGTCTCGAGATCGGGTGGTTGAATATCGGTGATAAGGCCCCATTCGAATCTTGAGGTAAGCCTCTCCTGAAGCGTGGGGATCTCTTTCGGTGGCCGGTCGCTTGTGCATACGATCTGTTTGTTGTTCTCGTGCAACGCGTTGAAAGTGAAAAAGAATTCCTCCTGGGTCCTTTCCTTGCCCGCAAGGAAATGTATATCGTCTATGAGCAGGATATCAACCTTGCGGTATCTTTCCTTGAACTCGTGAGTAACGCCGTTCCTTATTGAATGGATAAGCTCGTTCACGAAGCTTTCTGTAGAAACATACGAGATGCGCATCCAGGGATGCTCACTAAGGATGGAATGGCCGATAGCCTGTATCAGATGGGTTTTTCCGAGACCGGGGCCTCCGTATATGAAGAGGGGGTTGTAGGTCTTTGCCGGGGTCTCGGCGACGGAAAGCGCCGCGGCCTGAGCAAGACGGTTTCCGTTACCCACGACGAATTCAGAAAATGTATATCTGGCGTTAAGGTGTATCTTGTTCGGAAGAGTTATCGGATTCTGCACGAGCGTCTTTCTTTCAACCTGATTATCGGATCTAGGCTCACTGCGTGTCCTTGTCGGCAACGGAGATGTGAATTCCACCTTCAGAGCAAGGCCAAGAACATCTTCTGCTGCGGCAGCTATCCTGTTGCGGTGGTGTTCGGCAAGCCAGTCTATGAAGAAGGAATTGGGCCCTTCTATGGTGATTGTGGTCTCCGAGAGCTTTACAAGGCGAGTGGGAACGAACCACGTTTGAAAACTCTGGTGGTTGACGGTCTTCTCAAGATTGACAAGAACATCGTTCCATACCTGACCGAAATCTACCGTATTTATGTCTTTTTCCGCGCTCATCGTCCCCCGCACCGGAGAAAACACCACCCCGGGACAGCCACTGCAGCCCAAAGAACCATTTAAGGTTTTCCACAATTGTGGAAAACTCAGCAATTTCAATTGTTACAACAAGTACGACGGGTTTCCTGATATGTTGTCAAAGCGTTATCCACATTGTCTGTTTCAGGAGGAATGGTAAAAATCGATCCGGTCCCTAACTCCCCGGAAAGTGAACACTCCCCTCATCCCGCAGGCGGAAATGTATCACACGGAAAAAACCATATCAAGAATTTTTTACACAGATGAGGAAAATATTTATAAGACACTAGAACAAAATAAGATATGAGAGGGTTACTTTGGTGGTGTGTGGGGAAAAGGTGGGATGGGCGAAAAAGGAGTGAAAATGAAAATCAAAAGGCCGATATAATAAACGAGTTAAGGCCCCGAGCGATAAAAAGCTTGACATGAAGGTATAGTATTTCTATCCTACAGTGTTTATGTGGAACATCAGTTTAGATTCGGGGAACACTAGAAGAGGTAATAATGAAGCGCACATATCAGCCTCATAACAGAAGAAGGAAAAAGACCCACGGGTTCAGGAAGAGAATGAGTACCCAGAACGGTCGCGAGGTCCTCAAGAGAAGACGGTCAAAGGGAAGGAAACGTCTGGCCGTTTAGGTGTTGAGAACCGGAAAGAAGACCTTGCCCGATGTCCCAATGTGGATTAAAGAAAACCAGCCAATTCAGGCAGGTATACAGGGAAGGCAGAAGAGAGGCCGGGGAGAGAATCACGATTCTTTATATTACAAGAAATGATGGAGGGATCGTACCCGGGTTCGTGGCGAGCAAAAAAAATGTAGGAAAGGCCTATCAGCGTAACAGGGCAAAGAGGCAGATGAGGGAAATATTCAAGAGGCTTGAAGGCAGAATCGTTCCAGAGGACATCTGGATCGTCTTCATAGCGACGTTTCGCCCCGGAGAGGCAACATTCAGGGAACTTTTGGAAGATGTAGAGCGCTCTTTAGCAAGGGCGGGATTGATATTAAATTGCGGATGATATCGAGAATTCTGACAATATTTGGCTTGTTTGCCATAAAGGTCTACAGAACAGCGGTTTCTCCGTATATCGCGCCAGCCTGCAAGCATACACCTTCCTGTTCACAATACGCCGAGGAAGCACTGAAAAAATATGGTTTCTTCAAGGGCGGCCTGAAAGCTTTCTGGAGGCTACTAAGGTGTAATCCCTTCTCTGCCGGCGGTTACGACCCGGTTCGCTGATAAAAACTGTTCAATAAGAAGGAAGGAAAGTCGGGAATGGATAAACGCTCATTTCTTGCTATCGGTGTAACGTTTGCGATCCTGCTTGTCTGGCAGGTATTCTATGTGATGCCCAAGCAGAGAGAGGCAACAAGAAGGAAAGTAGTCCAGCTGAGGGAGCAGACAGTCGCCGATTCTCTGGAGAATGTGGAGGCAGGGCTGGCGGAAATCCGGGAAGCCGACGAAAGGGAAAGGCCTGCCGACTTGCCCGAGAACGGAAACAGTGAAGATCTGAAGAGCCAGGGCAGCGAATCGGTAGAAGCCTGGCAGGTCGAAGGCGGATTTTTCTCTACTTCAAGAGAGACATCTTCAAAACAGTTCACAATCGAAAATGAAAAGATGAAAGTCGTTCTCTCCACAAAGGGCGCCAAGGTTGAAAGCCTGAAGCTGCCCGGGTTCAGGAGAAAAAACGGTGAGGAAGTAGAACTCGTACCGGCCGAAAAGGGCGGAGGACTGGCTCTGGCTCTCGAACACCAGGGAGTGTGGAAAAGCCTGTCAGAGGTGGATTTTACAGTCACTGTGAATGGAACGCAGCCGATGGCAGGAGAGACGATCATACTGTCGGACCAGCTTGAGAGAGCAGATGTGGTGTTCTCCCGGGCCGGGAAGGCTGGAGAGAGGGTCGAGAAAAAATATTCGTTTACAAGGGACGGATTCGAGGTCGGCCTGAGCGTGGGCATCACCAGAGAAGGCGAGCTGAGAGAGACCTCCTCCTGGGCTTTATCCTGGGATGCCGGGATCGAGTTGAATGAGAAGAACAAAAAGGACGAGATTCGCCAAATTGCCTCGATGGGCATGGTTGGAGAAGATTTCCACAAGGAATCATCTGGGAAATTCGGCAAGACAGACCGCAAGGAACAGGACGGCACGATTATATGGGCCGGGGCGCGGTCCAAGTATTTCCTTGCTGCCGTTCTAGCAGAGGACCAGAAATCCGGTACGCTTGCATTGATCGGTGACAAAGAGACGAACAGGGCGGGCTTTGCCCTTGAGTACCCCTTCCGGGGAGACCCGAGGCGCCTGGACGACTCGTTTGTCTGCTATTTCGGGCCGCTGGACATGGAGGGGTTGAAGTTTTACGGGGTAGGCCTCGAAAAGTCGATCGAGATGGGTAAGCTCAGGTTTTTCAGTGTGTTCGTGCTGAAACTGATGCTCTGGATGAAGAAATTCATACCAAACTACGGTCTCATTATTATCATCCTTTCGATCTTGACGAAAGTGATCTTCTACAGGCTGACGCATAAAAGCTTCAAGTCGATGAAAGACATGCAGAAGCTTCAGCCGAAGCTGAAAGCTCTTCAGGATAAGTACAAGGATGATAAGGAAAAACTGAACAAGGAGACTATGAAGATGTACAAGGAGGGAGGAGTCAACCCGCTTGGTGGTTGCCTGCCGCTCCTCTTTCAGATGCCGGTTTTCATAGCATTGTTCAATGTTCTGAGGAATACAATAGAGTTAAGGGACGCGCCGCTAGGGTTGTGGATAAACGACCTTTCGACGCCGGATGTCCTGTTCGATTTTGGTGTAAACCTGCCTCTTCTGGGCAGTGAGTTTCACTTGCTCCCCATACTTATGGGTGTAGCGATGGTTGTTCAGACGAAACTGGGTGGGACCCCGGAGGGTAGTACGGGGCCAGCTTCGCAGACGAAGATGATGCAGACGATGATGCCGATCGTATTCACATTTATTTTCTACGGAATGCCCTCAGGGCTTGTTCTGTACTGGTTGATAAACAACATCCTGTCGATCATCCAGCAATATTTTGTACATAAGGCGATAGACGCCGAAGAAGCAGCAGCGGAGGAGGCCGCAACAAAAACGTAAAAGGACCGACAATAGACTTTTACCGGAAAGCCCCGGATGTGGGCTCCGGGCTGGAATGGAGATCAATAAGTTCAGGTAGAATAATAAGCTGAACAGGATCATGCTTACAATATCGACTGGGAAAAAGGGAGAGTAATATGAACAGGCCGGAAAAGACAGAATCAGGAAAGAGGACGATCGAGACCACAGGAAAGACCGTTGAAAAGGCCCTTGCGAAAGCGATGAAAGAACTTGCAGCGAAAGTGGAAGATGTCGACATCGAGATCATCGAGGCTGGATCAAAGGGTGTACTCGGCATATTCGGAGCGAAAGAAGCAAAAATAAAGGCAACGTTAAAAAGAAGCTCGGCGGGCGTCGAAGAGGTGGCCGACGAAGTAACGAAGCTTATAATGAGTTGTCTGGATGTTAATTACAGACTGTTTTCAGATATTCTGGATGATACGACATATATAAATATCGAAACAGCCGGAGTGGACGGGCTGTTGATAGGCAGAAAGGGAGATACGCTGAGCTCCCTGCAGCATCTGGTTGGCCGGATAGTATCCCGGAAGCTCGGTGGGTATCAGAGGCTGACCCTCGATGTCGGCGGGTATCTGAAAAACAGACAGGAGATCCTGAAGCAGAAGGCAGTGAAAGCAGCCGAAAGGGCGCGACAGACGAACAGAGATGTCGGACTGGAACCCATGAAAGCCTCGGAGAGACGGATAGTACACCTGGCCCTTACAGATATCGAAGGTATTTCAACATACACGGTCGGCAACGGCGAGATGCGGAAAGTATTCGTTGCTCCAGAACATGGAGCGGAGAGAAAAAACCGCTATAACAGAAGATAAGCTATGGACGGTGAGACTGTAGTAGCCCTGGCAACGCCGCCCGGCGAATCGGGGATCGCAGTTGTGCGGATCTCCGGAAAGCGGGCAGTGGACATAATCGAGGGGATGTCGCCCGGTGCGGCCGGGTGGAAATCCCACGAGATGCACCTTTCGCGCCTTGGAAACATAAATGGCGAGATCCTGGATGAGGCTCTCGCCGTTTGCATGCTGGCACCGAATTCATATACAGGAGAAGATGTCGTTGAGATCTCATGCCACGGAAGCATGCACGTCACGGGCGCTATAATCGAAGATATCATCTCAAGGGGCGCTGAACAGGCAGGACAGGGAGAATTCACAAAAAGGGCTTATCTTAACGGACGAATGGACCTTGTCCAGGCGGAAGCAGTTGCGGATCTCATCTCTTCCGAGACGAGACTTCAGAGCAGAGTGGCGCTTGCGCATCTGGGAGGAAGTCTTTCGAGGAAAATGGTAGAGATAGAAAACGGGCTTCTGGGACAGCTTGCGCTTGTGGAGGTGTCGATTGATTTCAGCGAGGAGGATATCGAGACCTGGTCAGCTGAGAGGCTGACGGAAATATCTGTGGAGACAAGAGGGAAGATAAGTGTCCTGTTGGAATCCGAGATGGCAGGAAGAAAGCTGAGACAGGGTATAAGGATAACCATACTGGGTCCGAGAAACGCAGGGAAAAGTTCTCTCTATAACGCCCTTATTGGAGAAGAGAGAGCCATAGTCAGCGAGATCCCGGGGACGACGAGGGATGTTTTGAGGGAAAGGATCCACATAGGGGGGTTGACATATTACCTTGAGGATACTGCGGGGATAGCTGATACAGGCTGTGAGATCGAGGCGCGGGGGATCTCGATGGGCAGAGAGGCGGCAAGGGGGGCAGACATCGTTCTTTTCGTTCTGGATGGAAGCCATAGATCCAGGGCCGAAGATAGGGAAGAATTGCGCAATGTGAGCGCGGTCGAGCATATAGTCGTGTTGAACAAATCAGATCTCGGGCTGGCCGAGTCGACGGCGGATGTTGCCGGGAGATTTGGAGAGGCAGATGTAATAGCAGTATCCGCGCTTGGCGGAGAAGGGTTGGCCGATCTTCGAAGCGCCATTTTCGGAAGAACGGTCGGGGGCGATATCTCAAAGCTGGAAAAAGAAAGGATAGCCCTGAACACGAGGCAGAGCAACGCTCTGAAGGATGTGTCGGCCGCGCTGGCGAGGATGGAGAAGGAGATAGAACGGAAAGCCGGGCCTGAGATAGTAAGCATGGAACTCCGCGAGGCTATTGACGCGTGTGGGAAGGTTACCGGCAGGTCTGTGAGCCAGGACCTTCTGGACACGGTCTTTTCAAGGTTTTGTATAGGTAAATAGTTGCAGACAATTAAGATATAAGTATAACAGGAATAATTACTGATAGTTTATGGATAATAGATATGAAATAATAGTTGTCGGAGGAGGCCATGCCGGATGCGAGGCTGCCCTGGCTGCCGCAAGGATGGGTATCTCGACATTGCTGGTGACTATAAGCGAGGCTGATATAGCACGGATGCCGTGCAATCCGGCCATAGGAGGTCTGGCGAAAGGACAGCTGGTCCGAGAGATCGACGCTCTGGGGGGAGAGATGGGTGTCTGTATCGACAGCGCGGGCATACAGTTCAGAATGTTGAACCGGGGGAAAGGGCCCGCCGTCTGGTCACCAAGAGCTCAGGCCGACAAGAAGATATACCACGAAAAAATGCTCACGACTCTTCGTGAATGCAGGAATCTCGAACTCATGGAAGCGGAGGTGTCGAGGCTCGAAGTATCGGGAGGCAAGGTGACTGGAGTTGTAGTCGCGGGAGGCACGACGGTAGCGGCGGAAAAAGTCATCCTGGCCCTGGGGACATTTCCAAACGGGCTTATGCATATAGGGGAGAAGCAGATACCGGGTGGTCGGGAAGGAGAGCCGCCTTCGTGCTCACTTTCAGACGCGATGTCAGAACTCGGGCTGGAACGAAAAAGGCTAAAAACGGGGACTCCGGCCAGGCTGGCGAGGGACACCATCGATTATTCCTGCTGCGAAGAACAGCCCGGAGACCCGGAGCCCATGCCATTTTCCTTCAGGACCGACAGGCTCGAAGTCGACCAGGTAAGCTGCCATATAACATATACAGGTGAGAAGACTCACGAACTGATAAAGAAGAATATCGGGAGATCGCCGTTGTTCTCCGGGCAGATAGAGGGTGTCGGGCCGAGGTATTGTCCATCGATCGAGGACAAGGTGGTCCGCTTTCCGGATAGACAGAGGCACCAGATATTTCTGGAGCCGGAGGGCAGGGATAGCGAAGAGATATATATTAATGGTATGTCGACAAGCCTTCCTGTCGATGTCCAGGCTGAAATGATCTCATCGGTGCCGGGCCTGGAGAACGCAAGGATCATCCGGTACGGGTATGCGATAGAATATGATTTTTTTCCTCCATGGCAGATCCATTCGACCCTGGAATCGCGAAAGATCGGTGGACTTTACATGGCAGGGCAGGTCAACGGTACTTCGGGGTACGAGGAAGCTGCGGCACAGGGGCTTTGGGCGGGGATAAATGCGGTCCTGGATATAAGGGGCGATCTTCCATTCAGACTTGGAAGACACCAGGCATACGCTGGCGTGATGGTAGATGACCTGATAACAAAGGATATTGATGAACCTTACAGGATGTTCACCTCAAGAGCGGAACACCGGCTTCTCCTGCGGCAGGACAACGCGGACGAAAGGCTGATGAGGTATGGGGCCAGGTTCGGGCTTCTGGAGCGGAAGATGTGGGAGGAGATGATCGACCGCAAAAAGAATGTACATAATGCTGCTCGAAGGCTGGAGAGAATAATGATATCTGCAAGCGACGCAAGCAACATCCTTGAAAGATCAGGGGCGCCGGGAGTGAAAGAGGCGAAAAGGGCATCAAAACTTCTTCAGAGGCCGGAGCTTGGGATCGAAGACCTCGAAGCGGTTCTGCCAGAAGGGCTTCGAGGCCTCTCCAAGAGAGAGAAGGAGATGCTCTCAATCGACCTTAAGTACGAGGGATACATAAAGAGACAGAAAAAAACGGCCCAGAAGATCATGAGAATGGACAAGACGCGCATTCCGGACAAGTTTTCATTTGAGATAGACGCGCTAAGTATGGAAGCGAGGGAAAAGCTGGAGAAGTTCAGGCCCGAGACACTGGGGCAGGCATCGAGGATCACAGGGGTGAGGAATTCGGACCTTTCGGTGCTCATGGTCTATCTCGGGCGGCATTTCCCCGATGGGGAGGATAGGCAAGGCTCCGGGGCGGGAGAAGCCAACTCCTTCCGAAGAAAAGGTAAAGGGGGCGGGAGATGAGTGACGCAAAAGACGAGCACGAAAAGATCGTGGGGGCGATTCTCGAAGGATCTCCTTTCGGGTTACAGGACAATGCCCTTGTCATGCTGAACCACTTTGTGTCGGAGTATCTACACTGGGGCCGCAGCATACATCTTGTAAGCAGGCGTGACCCCGGCTCTTCTCTGGCCACCCAGATTGTAGAATCACTGTTTATGCTGGATTTCGCCGGGAACCTGCTTTCCGGGAGAGGTGGTGGACCTTTTCAGGTCGCTGATGTCGGTTCGGGTTACGGATTTCCGGGCCTGGTGTGGAGCCTGGTGCGGGAGGACATGGATATAACGCTGGTAGAAAGAAAAGAAAAATGTGTCTCCTTCCTGGAGATGATGATCTCGAGGATCGGCATGGGAAGGGTCCAGGTGATGAGGGCCGATGCGGGAAAGATTGATATACCACAGAGGTTCGATCTGGTGACGACAAAGGCGGCCGGCAGGCTTTCCGACGCCATCCCCATCGTATCCGGCCTGATGAATGATGATGGGCTTTACGTTACGATAAAGGAGGCGGCCTGGGAATGGGAAGTGGATGGGTTAGATTTGCGTGGGATGGTGCTGGTCTCCAGAGAGGATCTTCCGGGAAAGACCGGGGTATTGCTGGCATTTGGAAAAGAGGGCTGGGACGATACGCGATGATTCCACCGAAAAGCATGCTTTTTTAGTCCCTCGACGAGATGATCGCAGTTGGATCCCGGTGTTTCATGTGAAACATTTATCCCCGGTAGCCCGCCGACGCCTTGCCGGGTGTTTCACGTGAAACAGGCACTGGGGGAAGCGAAGGACACTTTTTAATTGATTTCCACGACGGGCCTGTCTATAATCCTGTAGGCCCCACAATTATCCGAGGAGAAAAATATGCGTCATATTTCGTGGTATTTCAAGGCATTAGTGGTTTGTGTCGTGTTTGCCGGGGTCGCCGGTTGTGACGACTCGGTGGACTTTAAAAACGCTACTCCGGGGAGCATTACCATAACAAAGGATCTTTGTTATCTGTCGGGAGGGGACGTAGTCGAGCTTAACTCTTCCGCCACCGATCCCGACGAAGACGAGATCTCTTTCGGCTGGGCGGCTACAGGGGGAGTTTTTAGTCCGGTTTCCGGCGAGGGGCGCAGCGTGACCTGGACGGCGCCGACAGAATCCGGGACATATACGCTGACCTTGAGTGTCTTCGACGGAATCGATACGGGAAGCAAGTCGATCGATATCGAAGTCGGCGAGGTGATACTTCTGCTGCCCGGGAGCAACGAATATTTCGATAACGGATCATACTATATATACAGTCAGGCGGCACATATTACGGTCAGGTTCCTGACGTCTCTAATCCTCCACGAGGGCGTAACCATCATATTCGACAACGAATATGCAGGCATTACTGTCGAAGGAGATTTCCAGGCTCTCGGGAAACCGGGCAACCCGGTTGTTTTAAGGACAAACTATTGTCCAGGAGATTCGGAAGAAGAATGGGAGGGAGTCAAGTTTCAGGGCGAACACGCAATCGGTATAATGAAATATTGTGAGATCAGCAATGCTTACACCGGTGTTTCTGTGCGGGACTATGCGACAGTCACCCTTGATACGATCAGCATATCTGATAGTGCAGAATTCGGTATCGAGATATACAACATGTCTAATGTAGAGATAACAGGGTGTAAAATATGGGATAACGGCCGCGGAATACGCAGTAACGATTCCGATGTCACGATCAGGAATTCGTCGATCCGATACAATTACCAGTTTGGAATACATGCCGGCGGAGAAGCCGCTCCAAATCTGGATATAGAATACAGCAACGTCTCGAACAATGTTGAAGGGTTCCTTCTCTCCGACGCCGCACGGCCGCGGGTCAAAAACTGCTCGATATTCTTAAATGAGGCTGGGATTAACAAATATGGGGTCCGGCTTTATGAATACGATGGTGGAGGGGTGCTTGATTTTACAGAAAACTTCTGGGGAGAGACCACATACGGTTCAATAGCGGCCATGATACATACACAGGGTGGTAACGCTACGGTTGATTTTAG
The sequence above is drawn from the Candidatus Latescibacterota bacterium genome and encodes:
- the rpmH gene encoding 50S ribosomal protein L34; amino-acid sequence: MKRTYQPHNRRRKKTHGFRKRMSTQNGREVLKRRRSKGRKRLAV
- a CDS encoding 16S rRNA (guanine(527)-N(7))-methyltransferase RsmG; its protein translation is MSDAKDEHEKIVGAILEGSPFGLQDNALVMLNHFVSEYLHWGRSIHLVSRRDPGSSLATQIVESLFMLDFAGNLLSGRGGGPFQVADVGSGYGFPGLVWSLVREDMDITLVERKEKCVSFLEMMISRIGMGRVQVMRADAGKIDIPQRFDLVTTKAAGRLSDAIPIVSGLMNDDGLYVTIKEAAWEWEVDGLDLRGMVLVSREDLPGKTGVLLAFGKEGWDDTR
- a CDS encoding Jag N-terminal domain-containing protein, which gives rise to MNRPEKTESGKRTIETTGKTVEKALAKAMKELAAKVEDVDIEIIEAGSKGVLGIFGAKEAKIKATLKRSSAGVEEVADEVTKLIMSCLDVNYRLFSDILDDTTYINIETAGVDGLLIGRKGDTLSSLQHLVGRIVSRKLGGYQRLTLDVGGYLKNRQEILKQKAVKAAERARQTNRDVGLEPMKASERRIVHLALTDIEGISTYTVGNGEMRKVFVAPEHGAERKNRYNRR
- the yidC gene encoding membrane protein insertase YidC, coding for MDKRSFLAIGVTFAILLVWQVFYVMPKQREATRRKVVQLREQTVADSLENVEAGLAEIREADERERPADLPENGNSEDLKSQGSESVEAWQVEGGFFSTSRETSSKQFTIENEKMKVVLSTKGAKVESLKLPGFRRKNGEEVELVPAEKGGGLALALEHQGVWKSLSEVDFTVTVNGTQPMAGETIILSDQLERADVVFSRAGKAGERVEKKYSFTRDGFEVGLSVGITREGELRETSSWALSWDAGIELNEKNKKDEIRQIASMGMVGEDFHKESSGKFGKTDRKEQDGTIIWAGARSKYFLAAVLAEDQKSGTLALIGDKETNRAGFALEYPFRGDPRRLDDSFVCYFGPLDMEGLKFYGVGLEKSIEMGKLRFFSVFVLKLMLWMKKFIPNYGLIIIILSILTKVIFYRLTHKSFKSMKDMQKLQPKLKALQDKYKDDKEKLNKETMKMYKEGGVNPLGGCLPLLFQMPVFIALFNVLRNTIELRDAPLGLWINDLSTPDVLFDFGVNLPLLGSEFHLLPILMGVAMVVQTKLGGTPEGSTGPASQTKMMQTMMPIVFTFIFYGMPSGLVLYWLINNILSIIQQYFVHKAIDAEEAAAEEAATKT
- the mnmG gene encoding tRNA uridine-5-carboxymethylaminomethyl(34) synthesis enzyme MnmG, whose amino-acid sequence is MDNRYEIIVVGGGHAGCEAALAAARMGISTLLVTISEADIARMPCNPAIGGLAKGQLVREIDALGGEMGVCIDSAGIQFRMLNRGKGPAVWSPRAQADKKIYHEKMLTTLRECRNLELMEAEVSRLEVSGGKVTGVVVAGGTTVAAEKVILALGTFPNGLMHIGEKQIPGGREGEPPSCSLSDAMSELGLERKRLKTGTPARLARDTIDYSCCEEQPGDPEPMPFSFRTDRLEVDQVSCHITYTGEKTHELIKKNIGRSPLFSGQIEGVGPRYCPSIEDKVVRFPDRQRHQIFLEPEGRDSEEIYINGMSTSLPVDVQAEMISSVPGLENARIIRYGYAIEYDFFPPWQIHSTLESRKIGGLYMAGQVNGTSGYEEAAAQGLWAGINAVLDIRGDLPFRLGRHQAYAGVMVDDLITKDIDEPYRMFTSRAEHRLLLRQDNADERLMRYGARFGLLERKMWEEMIDRKKNVHNAARRLERIMISASDASNILERSGAPGVKEAKRASKLLQRPELGIEDLEAVLPEGLRGLSKREKEMLSIDLKYEGYIKRQKKTAQKIMRMDKTRIPDKFSFEIDALSMEAREKLEKFRPETLGQASRITGVRNSDLSVLMVYLGRHFPDGEDRQGSGAGEANSFRRKGKGGGR
- the mnmE gene encoding tRNA uridine-5-carboxymethylaminomethyl(34) synthesis GTPase MnmE codes for the protein MDGETVVALATPPGESGIAVVRISGKRAVDIIEGMSPGAAGWKSHEMHLSRLGNINGEILDEALAVCMLAPNSYTGEDVVEISCHGSMHVTGAIIEDIISRGAEQAGQGEFTKRAYLNGRMDLVQAEAVADLISSETRLQSRVALAHLGGSLSRKMVEIENGLLGQLALVEVSIDFSEEDIETWSAERLTEISVETRGKISVLLESEMAGRKLRQGIRITILGPRNAGKSSLYNALIGEERAIVSEIPGTTRDVLRERIHIGGLTYYLEDTAGIADTGCEIEARGISMGREAARGADIVLFVLDGSHRSRAEDREELRNVSAVEHIVVLNKSDLGLAESTADVAGRFGEADVIAVSALGGEGLADLRSAIFGRTVGGDISKLEKERIALNTRQSNALKDVSAALARMEKEIERKAGPEIVSMELREAIDACGKVTGRSVSQDLLDTVFSRFCIGK
- the yidD gene encoding membrane protein insertion efficiency factor YidD, with the translated sequence MISRILTIFGLFAIKVYRTAVSPYIAPACKHTPSCSQYAEEALKKYGFFKGGLKAFWRLLRCNPFSAGGYDPVR
- a CDS encoding right-handed parallel beta-helix repeat-containing protein, whose protein sequence is MRHISWYFKALVVCVVFAGVAGCDDSVDFKNATPGSITITKDLCYLSGGDVVELNSSATDPDEDEISFGWAATGGVFSPVSGEGRSVTWTAPTESGTYTLTLSVFDGIDTGSKSIDIEVGEVILLLPGSNEYFDNGSYYIYSQAAHITVRFLTSLILHEGVTIIFDNEYAGITVEGDFQALGKPGNPVVLRTNYCPGDSEEEWEGVKFQGEHAIGIMKYCEISNAYTGVSVRDYATVTLDTISISDSAEFGIEIYNMSNVEITGCKIWDNGRGIRSNDSDVTIRNSSIRYNYQFGIHAGGEAAPNLDIEYSNVSNNVEGFLLSDAARPRVKNCSIFLNEAGINKYGVRLYEYDGGGVLDFTENFWGETTYGSIAAMIHTQGGNATVDFSDWLDESPAEN
- the dnaA gene encoding chromosomal replication initiator protein DnaA; this translates as MSAEKDINTVDFGQVWNDVLVNLEKTVNHQSFQTWFVPTRLVKLSETTITIEGPNSFFIDWLAEHHRNRIAAAAEDVLGLALKVEFTSPLPTRTRSEPRSDNQVERKTLVQNPITLPNKIHLNARYTFSEFVVGNGNRLAQAAALSVAETPAKTYNPLFIYGGPGLGKTHLIQAIGHSILSEHPWMRISYVSTESFVNELIHSIRNGVTHEFKERYRKVDILLIDDIHFLAGKERTQEEFFFTFNALHENNKQIVCTSDRPPKEIPTLQERLTSRFEWGLITDIQPPDLETRIAILRKKTENERIHIPDSVIDLIAENVKSNTRELEGSLIKILACASLTNQDINEDMAREVLRDIIKSPGKGITVKAIQGAVARRFDVPVESLKAKTRIAKIVRARHVAVYLSREITSLSLVDIGKRFGGRDHSTILHSCKKIEKELQSDSFLEDKVKSLVEEMNS
- the rnpA gene encoding ribonuclease P protein component, with protein sequence MSQCGLKKTSQFRQVYREGRREAGERITILYITRNDGGIVPGFVASKKNVGKAYQRNRAKRQMREIFKRLEGRIVPEDIWIVFIATFRPGEATFRELLEDVERSLARAGLILNCG